The Candidatus Methanoperedens sp. genome has a segment encoding these proteins:
- the pheT gene encoding phenylalanine--tRNA ligase subunit beta, with product MPVITLYYDDLEELSGINKDTVIKRIPMMGCDIERIGEDHVDIEFFPNRPDLYSTEGVARALKGFLGIETGIREFNVAPSDVKITKDKGIEKTRPYLACAVIRGMQFNSRSIESLMALQESLHWALGRNRKKVSIGVHDLARIKPPFRYIAQSPEFKFTPLDFAEPMTMKEILEKHPKGIKFAYILEKFDKYPLILDAEDNVLSFPPIINGELTRVTEDTRDLFIEVTGLDPAVSVALNIVVSSLAERGCRIESVTIGDKIQTPRLEPMTMNLRCKEVEELLGIKLTHDELIHCLEKMRYGARILKNAIQVSVPAYRADILHSWDLIEDIAIGYGFDNIKLELPPTSTIGKAHQISKLRDSIREIMVGLGYFEVMPFTLTSERVQFGMMRREKASGITHILYPISEEHTIVRPTLLPNLLEILSINKHRELPQRIFEVGEVVVSCKTEQRLGAVAIHPQANFTEIQAVVDAVMRERGIAYEVTESDDPAFIEGRRADLIIKGERAGVFGEIHPEVISNFGLEHPIIAFEVEL from the coding sequence ATGCCTGTTATTACGTTATATTACGACGACCTTGAAGAACTCTCCGGGATTAATAAAGACACGGTCATCAAGAGGATCCCCATGATGGGATGCGATATCGAACGCATCGGGGAAGACCACGTGGACATCGAGTTCTTTCCCAATAGACCCGACCTTTACAGCACAGAAGGCGTGGCGCGGGCGCTTAAAGGATTTCTCGGCATTGAGACTGGGATCCGGGAGTTCAATGTCGCACCATCGGACGTCAAAATAACAAAAGACAAAGGAATTGAAAAAACCCGACCCTATCTTGCCTGCGCTGTAATCCGGGGCATGCAGTTCAATTCGCGCTCCATCGAATCCCTGATGGCGCTGCAGGAGTCGCTCCACTGGGCGCTGGGCAGGAATCGCAAGAAGGTATCCATAGGAGTGCATGACCTTGCAAGAATAAAACCGCCTTTCAGGTACATAGCGCAATCCCCGGAATTTAAGTTCACGCCTCTTGACTTCGCAGAGCCGATGACGATGAAGGAGATACTTGAAAAACATCCAAAAGGCATCAAATTTGCATATATCCTTGAAAAATTCGATAAATATCCGCTAATTCTTGATGCTGAGGACAACGTGCTCTCATTCCCGCCCATAATCAACGGCGAGCTTACAAGGGTAACTGAAGACACAAGAGATTTATTTATCGAGGTCACGGGGCTTGACCCTGCTGTTTCAGTAGCCCTGAACATCGTGGTGTCGTCGCTAGCAGAGCGGGGATGCAGGATTGAATCGGTTACCATTGGTGACAAAATCCAAACGCCAAGGCTTGAGCCAATGACCATGAACCTGAGATGCAAAGAAGTCGAGGAACTTCTCGGGATTAAACTAACACACGACGAACTCATTCATTGCCTTGAAAAGATGAGATACGGCGCGCGAATTTTAAAAAACGCCATCCAGGTTTCAGTCCCGGCTTACCGGGCAGATATCCTGCACAGTTGGGACCTGATAGAGGATATCGCCATAGGATATGGTTTTGATAACATCAAGTTAGAACTTCCGCCCACTTCCACGATCGGCAAAGCCCATCAGATATCGAAACTCAGGGATTCTATCCGCGAAATAATGGTAGGACTGGGTTATTTTGAAGTAATGCCTTTCACCCTTACCAGCGAGCGCGTGCAGTTCGGGATGATGCGCAGGGAAAAGGCTTCGGGTATAACACATATCCTGTATCCCATAAGCGAAGAACATACCATCGTTCGCCCCACGCTCCTTCCCAACCTTCTTGAGATTCTCTCCATAAACAAGCACCGCGAACTGCCGCAGCGGATATTCGAAGTGGGAGAGGTGGTGGTTAGCTGCAAGACTGAGCAGCGCCTCGGAGCCGTTGCCATTCACCCGCAGGCTAATTTTACCGAAATCCAGGCTGTGGTGGATGCCGTGATGAGGGAGAGGGGCATCGCATACGAGGTCACGGAATCGGACGACCCGGCATTCATTGAAGGCAGGCGTGCTGATTTAATAATCAAAGGTGAGAGGGCAGGGGTATTTGGAGAAATCCACCCCGAAGTCATCTCAAACTTCGGGCTTGAGCACCCCATCATTGCGTTTGAAGTGGAGCTTTAA
- a CDS encoding PIN domain-containing protein, with the protein MKHYDLFLDASALVAYFNIEDEFHKQATEIIDAEEINLNLYTCDVTVLELQYVLWKKIDLLTAVDKTLGLIEAEDVTVLNSDIDDILNELEIFKLHPMPSFDAIICAIMNRQGIELIVSFDREHFDAVEGIVRIESLKELKAKIGKK; encoded by the coding sequence ATGAAGCACTACGACCTCTTCCTCGATGCCAGCGCGCTGGTGGCTTACTTCAATATAGAGGACGAATTCCATAAGCAGGCAACTGAAATAATCGATGCAGAGGAGATTAACCTGAATCTTTATACCTGCGATGTAACGGTGCTTGAGCTGCAGTATGTGCTATGGAAGAAAATAGACCTACTAACAGCAGTTGATAAGACGCTGGGTTTGATCGAAGCTGAAGATGTTACAGTGCTGAACAGCGATATTGACGATATACTAAATGAACTGGAAATATTCAAGCTTCATCCTATGCCAAGTTTTGATGCTATCATATGCGCTATCATGAACAGGCAGGGAATAGAACTAATTGTATCTTTTGACAGGGAACATTTCGATGCGGTTGAAGGTATCGTGAGAATTGAAAGTTTAAAAGAGTTAAAAGCAAAAATTGGAAAGAAGTAA
- a CDS encoding Fic family protein, with amino-acid sequence MVAIRKKTVGKQIYYYLEHSFREKGRVEKKEKYLGKTLPQNIEELKHQFISEIYRDKWFGLFDKIKEEYSAQEKRATPSAKEKELENFAIKFTYDTNRIEGSTLTFRETSLLLEKGITPNAKPLRDVKEAEAHRKVFYEMLDYKKELSLDTVLSFHKKLFEDTKKDIAGKIRQHQVTIAGSKFTPPFPAEVYPLLMDFFRWYRKNKDKMHPVELAALVHLKLVTIHPFADGNGRISRLMMNFALNKYGFPMLNIPYEKRAGYYSSLERSQIKKDETIFLQWFFKRYLKEHTKYLKEES; translated from the coding sequence ATGGTAGCGATCAGAAAAAAAACAGTAGGGAAACAAATATATTATTACCTTGAGCACAGCTTCCGTGAAAAAGGCAGGGTGGAGAAGAAGGAAAAATACCTTGGAAAAACCTTGCCGCAAAATATCGAAGAATTGAAGCATCAGTTTATTTCTGAAATTTACAGGGATAAATGGTTCGGTCTTTTTGACAAAATAAAAGAAGAATATTCTGCGCAGGAAAAAAGAGCCACCCCGTCGGCAAAGGAAAAAGAACTGGAGAACTTCGCCATCAAATTCACATACGATACGAACAGGATAGAAGGTTCGACCCTGACGTTCAGAGAAACTTCTTTGCTGCTTGAAAAAGGCATAACTCCAAATGCAAAGCCTCTGCGTGATGTAAAAGAGGCGGAAGCGCACAGGAAAGTATTTTATGAAATGTTGGATTATAAAAAAGAGTTATCGCTTGATACCGTTCTGTCCTTTCACAAAAAATTATTTGAGGACACAAAAAAAGACATAGCAGGGAAGATCAGGCAGCATCAGGTGACGATTGCGGGAAGTAAATTTACACCGCCTTTTCCCGCTGAAGTATATCCTTTGCTAATGGATTTTTTCAGATGGTATCGTAAAAATAAAGACAAGATGCACCCAGTGGAGCTGGCGGCACTTGTCCATCTGAAACTTGTAACTATTCATCCGTTTGCAGACGGGAACGGAAGAATCAGCAGGCTGATGATGAACTTTGCTTTAAATAAATATGGTTTTCCTATGCTCAATATACCTTATGAAAAAAGAGCGGGTTATTATAGCTCTTTAGAGCGGTCTCAGATAAAAAAGGATGAAACTATATTTTTGCAGTGGTTTTTCAAAAGATACCTGAAAGAACATACGAAGTATCTCAAAGAAGAGTCTTGA
- a CDS encoding DEAD/DEAH box helicase family protein: protein MELNEFLTRKQMIDVMLKEQGWVVGDRTKVIVEVDTKQSDFRAQNYKTVSETLRNDMDSKYVDYLLPDSAGAPIAIVEAKRTSKDPILTAQKQAEEYANDIKAQTGKDVFIFLSNGYEIWFWDRERYGPRIVKGFFSQKDLERLRFQVVTKKNLTDFDIDGKIVDRTKSIECTKRVLEHIQKGNRKALIVMATGTGKTRVAMAIIHVLLKANWAQKVLFLADRKALRDQAYDEGFKQFFPEEAKSKIFSGVFNKNSRLYVSTIQTFMEIYNQKDSSGKYQISPSEFDVIISDEAHRSIYNKWKDVFTYLDAIQIGLTATPAEFIERDTFRFFNCENKVATALYDYEDAVRDGVLCDFRKNISGARTHFQIEGVKTPDLPLGEINRLSEEGIDPYEINFEGTELEKKVAVKGTSEALAREFMDNCLVDQSGNLPAKSIVFAISKKHAKRLWEAFEKLYPEYKGRLARVIVSDDPRAQASIKEFKTESLPRVAISVDMLDTGIDVPEVCNLIFAKPVFSRIKFWQMLGRGTRSDKTCKHKEWLPDGKKEYFKVFDFWDNFEYWDMHPEGDQKESGEAITNRIFLIRLRQLEHFLNIGDTEKAGKVKTKIFEDIASLPKDSVSVRENLRDVEKALSPKLWDNVGLDPVDFLKKKITPLMRFKQDVNLNEASFTLKCEKLGVAILHGDREEIERLKPKIGEMVDCLPDELNVVKPKIAFKEKVLSSRFWESISFEDSQILISELANLMKYMAPEPRKTIVLDMDDMIQQRTLIEFGPDAKQEYVKVYKEKVEDRIKRLADEHPAIIKIRRDEALTEEDLHALEETLNNPELYITEDVLQKVYNRSKGTLVQFVKNILGLYKFPEPETRIKDAFNTYIIENSRHYSADQLNFIRTVQTVFSKKKHIEYTELFDAPFTNFGINAPMPMFTENELNDFINICGTLEKEIYAEA, encoded by the coding sequence ATGGAACTGAACGAATTTCTTACTCGAAAACAGATGATCGATGTCATGCTTAAAGAGCAGGGATGGGTGGTCGGCGATAGAACCAAAGTAATTGTTGAAGTCGATACAAAGCAGTCGGATTTTCGCGCTCAGAACTACAAAACCGTCTCAGAGACGCTTAGAAACGATATGGATAGTAAGTATGTCGATTATCTGCTCCCAGACAGTGCTGGCGCGCCTATAGCTATTGTTGAGGCTAAACGCACATCAAAAGATCCCATTCTCACAGCACAAAAGCAGGCAGAAGAGTATGCAAACGATATCAAAGCGCAAACAGGAAAAGACGTTTTTATTTTCTTATCCAACGGGTATGAAATATGGTTCTGGGACAGGGAACGCTATGGTCCCAGAATTGTGAAAGGATTCTTTTCTCAGAAAGACCTTGAAAGGCTCAGGTTCCAGGTTGTAACGAAGAAAAATCTAACAGATTTTGACATTGATGGAAAAATTGTAGATCGTACAAAAAGCATAGAATGCACAAAAAGGGTATTAGAGCATATTCAGAAAGGGAACCGCAAAGCACTCATCGTCATGGCTACCGGGACTGGAAAAACAAGAGTGGCAATGGCGATCATTCATGTCCTTCTAAAGGCGAATTGGGCTCAAAAAGTCCTGTTTCTTGCTGATAGAAAGGCGCTTCGGGACCAGGCATACGATGAAGGGTTTAAACAGTTTTTTCCTGAGGAGGCAAAATCAAAGATTTTTTCCGGCGTATTTAACAAGAACTCAAGGCTTTATGTATCCACAATCCAGACATTCATGGAGATATACAACCAGAAGGACAGCTCAGGGAAATATCAGATTTCACCTTCCGAATTTGACGTTATCATCTCTGACGAAGCCCACCGCTCCATATACAACAAATGGAAGGATGTTTTTACATATCTTGATGCTATCCAGATTGGGTTGACTGCGACACCTGCTGAATTCATAGAGAGAGATACTTTCAGGTTCTTTAACTGCGAGAATAAGGTAGCTACGGCTCTCTATGATTATGAAGATGCTGTAAGGGATGGGGTGCTGTGCGACTTCCGGAAAAACATATCCGGCGCACGAACACATTTCCAGATTGAAGGCGTTAAAACACCGGATTTGCCCCTGGGCGAGATAAATAGACTATCCGAAGAGGGTATTGACCCTTACGAAATAAACTTCGAAGGAACCGAGCTTGAGAAAAAGGTCGCTGTAAAAGGAACAAGCGAAGCTCTTGCGCGGGAGTTTATGGATAATTGTCTGGTCGATCAATCAGGAAATCTCCCTGCAAAATCCATTGTATTCGCCATTTCAAAAAAGCACGCAAAAAGATTGTGGGAAGCCTTTGAGAAACTCTATCCTGAGTACAAAGGAAGGCTTGCGAGGGTGATTGTTTCCGATGACCCGAGGGCGCAGGCTTCAATCAAAGAGTTCAAAACAGAATCGCTGCCCAGAGTGGCGATATCTGTTGATATGCTGGATACAGGCATCGATGTGCCGGAAGTCTGCAACCTTATTTTTGCTAAGCCCGTATTTTCAAGAATCAAGTTCTGGCAGATGCTTGGGAGAGGTACGCGGTCTGATAAGACATGCAAGCATAAGGAATGGCTGCCAGATGGGAAGAAGGAATATTTTAAGGTGTTTGATTTCTGGGACAATTTCGAGTACTGGGACATGCATCCCGAGGGCGACCAGAAAGAGTCCGGGGAAGCCATTACCAACAGGATATTCCTTATCAGGCTCAGGCAGCTTGAGCATTTCCTGAATATCGGTGACACAGAGAAAGCCGGGAAAGTTAAAACGAAGATTTTTGAAGATATTGCATCGCTGCCAAAGGATTCCGTGAGCGTGAGGGAGAACCTGAGGGATGTTGAGAAAGCACTATCTCCAAAGCTCTGGGACAATGTTGGACTTGATCCTGTAGATTTCCTGAAGAAGAAAATCACTCCACTTATGAGATTCAAGCAGGATGTCAACCTGAACGAGGCTTCTTTCACTCTTAAATGCGAAAAACTGGGAGTTGCAATCCTGCATGGTGACAGGGAGGAAATTGAGAGGTTAAAACCCAAGATAGGAGAAATGGTGGACTGCCTGCCTGATGAGTTAAATGTGGTCAAACCAAAGATTGCATTTAAAGAAAAGGTTCTTTCCAGCAGGTTCTGGGAGAGTATATCATTTGAGGACTCGCAGATTCTCATCTCTGAACTTGCAAACCTGATGAAATACATGGCGCCTGAACCCAGGAAAACCATTGTTCTTGACATGGATGACATGATCCAACAAAGGACGCTTATCGAGTTCGGACCGGATGCAAAACAGGAGTATGTCAAGGTCTATAAGGAGAAGGTGGAGGATAGGATAAAGAGGTTGGCAGATGAACATCCGGCTATCATAAAAATCAGGAGGGATGAGGCGCTGACCGAGGAGGACCTGCACGCACTTGAAGAGACTCTCAATAACCCTGAATTGTATATCACCGAGGATGTGTTGCAGAAGGTGTATAACCGGAGCAAGGGCACGCTGGTTCAGTTCGTCAAGAATATTCTTGGCTTATATAAATTCCCTGAACCAGAGACCAGGATAAAGGATGCCTTCAATACCTATATTATCGAGAATAGCAGGCACTACAGCGCCGACCAGCTTAATTTTATCAGGACTGTGCAGACGGTATTTTCGAAGAAAAAACACATAGAGTACACCGAGCTATTCGATGCACCGTTCACGAATTTTGGTATTAATGCGCCCATGCCAATGTTCACTGAGAATGAGTTGAATGACTTTATTAATATTTGCGGAACTTTGGAGAAGGAGATTTATGCGGAGGCTTGA
- a CDS encoding antitoxin family protein, with protein MRVRAIYRDKILKPKKKLALAEGEEVTIEIRKSKVDKLAGLLGDIDIDSVELQHRTKEVWAKKSLSY; from the coding sequence ATGAGAGTAAGAGCGATTTACCGGGATAAGATATTGAAACCAAAGAAGAAATTGGCCCTCGCCGAAGGGGAAGAGGTTACCATAGAAATACGAAAATCCAAAGTTGACAAGCTTGCAGGTCTTCTGGGAGATATAGATATTGATTCAGTCGAATTACAGCACAGAACGAAAGAAGTCTGGGCAAAGAAAAGCTTATCTTATTGA
- a CDS encoding PIN domain-containing protein, which produces MIQSNYSTERKKSGQRKAYLIDTNIFLELLLNRAFKNDCARLLKEVEIGNLEAYVSSFSIHSIEVILSNFNKQKELKIFLSSIIDFEGLAVYSTNLEEELEAIEEMKKSLDFDDALQSFIAKKLKASIVSFDKHFDKVKGLKRLTPADILKTL; this is translated from the coding sequence TTGATTCAGTCGAATTACAGCACAGAACGAAAGAAGTCTGGGCAAAGAAAAGCTTATCTTATTGACACGAATATTTTTCTTGAGCTTCTCCTAAATAGAGCTTTTAAGAATGATTGTGCTCGACTCCTAAAAGAGGTTGAGATTGGTAACTTAGAGGCTTATGTATCTTCATTTTCCATTCATTCAATAGAAGTTATATTGAGCAATTTCAATAAACAAAAAGAACTCAAAATATTTTTAAGCAGTATAATAGATTTCGAAGGATTAGCTGTTTATTCAACGAATCTGGAAGAAGAGCTTGAGGCTATTGAAGAGATGAAAAAAAGTCTGGATTTTGATGATGCACTGCAATCATTTATTGCAAAAAAGCTAAAAGCATCAATAGTCAGCTTTGATAAGCATTTCGATAAGGTCAAAGGATTGAAAAGGCTTACTCCTGCCGACATATTAAAAACTTTATAA
- a CDS encoding restriction endonuclease subunit S, translating into MDAHERHALPEGWEWKRLEDVATVGAGNSAPQGDEFFVDGEYPFVRTQDVGREKATICLINTTDRINELAVKEFNLKLWPAKTLLIPKSGESTFLNRRALLGVPSFVSSHLATVIACNNLAPEYLYFWSLTVDAKKLTHDINYPSLRLSELESAKIPLPPLPTQRRIVSILEKAEETTRLRAQADELTDRLLQSVFLEMFGDPVKNSMGWEIKKIGNVAEHVSSGSTPKGGQEVYQDNGILFIRSQNVHMNKLILEDIAFISEEIHNAMKRTWVKNGDVLINITGASIGRVTWFSGEDNSANVNQHVCIIRPEKNSIQTEFLSYQISMPHYQKNIIAKQSGATRQAFNYSQIKDFDIIVPPIPLQQKFARIVEKVESMRQNQKQSYQQIDSLFNTLMQKAFMGELVA; encoded by the coding sequence ATGGATGCTCATGAGCGGCATGCGCTGCCGGAGGGGTGGGAATGGAAGAGGCTGGAGGATGTGGCAACCGTTGGCGCAGGAAATAGCGCGCCTCAAGGTGATGAATTTTTTGTTGACGGCGAATATCCTTTTGTTAGAACGCAAGATGTAGGCAGGGAAAAAGCTACGATTTGTTTGATTAATACAACAGACAGGATAAACGAACTTGCCGTAAAAGAGTTTAACCTAAAGCTATGGCCTGCCAAAACGCTTCTTATTCCGAAAAGTGGGGAATCGACATTCTTGAACCGTCGTGCACTTTTAGGCGTACCGTCATTTGTCTCTTCTCATTTGGCAACAGTAATCGCATGCAATAATTTAGCACCAGAGTATCTGTATTTCTGGTCTTTGACTGTTGATGCCAAGAAACTGACTCATGATATCAACTATCCTTCGCTCAGGCTTTCAGAGCTCGAATCTGCTAAAATCCCCCTCCCCCCTCTCCCAACCCAGCGCCGCATCGTGTCAATCCTTGAGAAAGCCGAGGAGACTACGAGGCTGCGGGCGCAGGCGGATGAGCTTACGGACAGGCTGCTGCAGAGCGTGTTTCTGGAGATGTTCGGGGACCCGGTGAAGAATTCAATGGGGTGGGAAATTAAAAAGATAGGTAATGTGGCAGAGCATGTTTCCAGTGGTTCAACGCCAAAAGGTGGTCAAGAAGTTTATCAAGATAATGGGATTCTCTTTATACGAAGCCAAAATGTACATATGAATAAGCTTATTTTAGAGGATATAGCGTTCATTTCAGAAGAAATTCATAATGCCATGAAAAGGACATGGGTAAAGAATGGGGATGTTCTTATTAATATTACAGGTGCTTCCATTGGCAGAGTGACTTGGTTTTCAGGTGAAGATAACTCTGCGAATGTAAATCAGCACGTTTGTATTATTCGACCTGAAAAAAATTCAATACAAACTGAATTCTTATCATATCAGATTTCAATGCCGCATTATCAAAAGAATATAATAGCAAAACAATCAGGTGCAACAAGACAGGCTTTTAATTATTCGCAGATTAAAGATTTTGATATTATTGTCCCTCCCATCCCTCTCCAGCAAAAATTTGCCCGCATCGTCGAGAAGGTCGAATCCATGCGCCAAAATCAAAAGCAATCCTACCAACAAATCGACTCCCTTTTTAACACGCTTATGCAAAAAGCATTCATGGGGGAGTTGGTAGCGTGA